Part of the Nicotiana tabacum cultivar K326 chromosome 20, ASM71507v2, whole genome shotgun sequence genome, AGGGGTTGATTCATCTGGTATGGGCTCGCCATACATGACCAACTGTGATAAGTTTTCTGGCAGCTCAAAGTCATCCAATGTCAAACCTTTGTTGTCAATGCCTTCAGGAACAACTTTTTTATCAATGCCTTCAGGAACAACTTCAGTCACAGTCACACCATGAATTGGCGACTGTGGAACTTCACCTTCTGTAGATAAGTGTAGATCTATGTAGATATGAACAGTATTATGGAGTTATAGAGAATATAGAGAATATATTACCTGCTTGTTGTGCCTCAGCTACTTCATCAATTACTGGTTCTTCCTCAATATTTCCTTGTAGATGTTCTGCTGAAACTTCAGCTTGAATGAATAATTGGAAATGAGAATTGTAGATATATGTAGGAATATGTAGTTAAggtgtaaattattaaaattttgcaTAAAAACCTTATTGTAATGAAGGAATGGTTCTGTACCTGCTTTATATGCCTCAGCTGCTTCTTGGAAGTCAGGATATAAGTCAACATGTGGTTGAAAATGTTCTGGAGAAATTGTAGCTGCAACACATagtaaaaaaatgattagtataatTAAATAATGTTGTCTTGAAATTTGTAGATATGTATGTAGGAATTTTGTAGATACCTGTATTGCTTGTGCTTTCATGCAGTTGATCACCAGCATTGAACTGGAATTGCTGGTTGTTCTCTCCTTGATGTTGgtaattattttttgttgaaCTACCAGCAAACTACAATTTTGGGGAATATTTGAGACTACTTTATTCATATGTCTTAATTAGTCTTAGTACAAAATTATATGTAAATTCTTACCTTTGACTCGTCCAAATCAAACCTCTTGTTTATCACAttcataacacccttcaaagATTGATCTATGAACTCTCGAAGGCTTGAGAGTTCCTAAAAAACAGCCTTCCTATAGGCATCTAACTTTCCATCAAcctaaaaattaaatatataattagttggtaATCTTATTCTAACTGCTACAGTTACACTACAATTCAACAAACTATAATTGTTATAGATTTATACCACAAATTAACTACAATGTATAACATACTATAATTGTTATGTAATGAAGTCACAATGTAGCAAATTATGTCAATATATTGTAGTTATTCATAATACCTGCACAATCCCCTTTTCCAACTTCATGAGCTTGCTACTGACAGATTCAATGTCCTCTTGACAATCTGTATATTTGGGTTCAAATGATGGAGAAGCAGCAGTTGGAACATGTGATGGTTGAGCACCATGTTCATCTTCATATTGAATCTTGTCTGGCAGATTAAGCACTCCAAGCTCTTCTCCAGATTCAATCATGTTTGTGAACTGAATGATGAAAATAACAGTTAATTCAAGTGACAAAAAAAATGTAGATTCAATGTAGTTATTATGAATGTAATTGTAGCATCATACAAAAGTGGAAAAAAATACCTTGATCCACTCAGGCTTGATCATCTTCTCTTCAATTGCAGTTAACCAAATCTGCCCCTTTGTAGCTGACCATCTTAAAATGCGAGGTATAGATTCAGAACATCTCGTAGCAAGCTCGGTGCTGACTGACGAGCAACACTCATATAGCCACACTTGCAAGGCTAATGAGCATCCCCGTATCAGATAAGAATGTACATGGGGATTAAGACGATGTCGGACAGATTCAATAACCTGCTTGAAGGATTTGATACCCCATGGGTATGACTCAAAATTACCAGACTCTATTAGAAAGAACATAAACTTGTCTATGAAAGTCACATGGTCTTTATCAGAAGGACAAACAAAAAATTCCAACATATAAAGAATGCACAACTTCACCGCATCCATATAGTTTGCCCATGCTTTATTAGTCActacatttttcaaatgccatttCTCAACCCTTTCTTTGTTCGGAAAATATGTATTCATTAAAGGGCTAACATAGGTGGAAGTGTAACCATAGTCTGAAAACTTATTTACACAATTAAGACCAGTTATCAACCCAAATTCTCtcaaggaaaaattcaatttttcaccCTTAAATAGTACTGAAAAATATGAGTCAGTAGACTTTGTCAATTCATACTTCATCAGAAGATGAAGTGATTGGTTTTGCATACAGATTGTGGGGAGAcctaataagtaaccaaaacaagTTTTTCTGAAAACCCTTAAAGCATTCGGAGAGAGTAAAGCTTGTATCTGGCTAGGTATGCCAGGATCACACAAACTGTGGAATCTAAGCACACCATAATCAATATTTTATTGTGCAAAGTAAGGTCCATTCTgtagaaaatataaaattaatgaaCATTAGTATTTTGCATAAAAAGGAAGCAGTAATCTATATATAACTACAtgacaaatacaacatatatcaTATCTACAATTTAACCATCAGACTACACATCAACTACAAACTAACTACATTTATACACTGTCTAAGAGTCACAGTtccaattaaactacaaaattgaGACAAAGAATCTACAAAACAGTTACTTCAAGTATCTCACATAAATGTAGATTAACTGTAGTTAGAATGAAGTTAAATATATGAGCTATACAGGCCACAATAAAAAATATCATATCTACAATTTAACCATCAGACTACATATCAACTACAAACTAACTACATTTATACACTGTCTAAGAGTCACAGTtccaattaaactacaaaattgaGACAAAGAATCTACAAAACAGTTACTTCAAGTATCTCACATAAATGTAGATTAACTGTAGTTAGAATGAAGTTAAATATATGAGCTATACAGGCTACAATAAAAAATATCATATCTACAATTTAACCATCAGACTACACATCAACTACAAACTAACTACATTTATACACTGTCTAAGAGTCACAGTtccaattaaactacaaaattgaGACAAAGAATCTACAAAACAGTTACTTCAAGTATCTCACATAAATGTAGATTAACTGTAGTTAGAATGAAGTTAAATATATGAGCTATACAGGCCACAATAAAAAATATCATATCTACAATTTAACCATCAGACTACATATCAACTACAAACTAACTACATTTATACACTGTCTAAGAGTCACAGTtccaattaaactacaaaattgaGACAAAGAATCTACAAAACAGTTACTTCAAGTATCTCACATAAATGTAGATTAACTGTAGTTAGAATGAAGTTAAATATATGAGCTATACAGGCTACAATAAAAAATATCATATCTACAATTTAACCATCAGACTACACATCAACTACAAACTAACTACATTTATACACTGTCTAAGAGTCAAAGTTTcaattaaactacaaaattgaGACAAAGAATCTACAAAACAGTTACTTCAAGTATCTCACATAAATGTAGATTAACTGTAGTTAGAATGAAGTTAAATATATGAGCTATACATGCTACAATAAAAAATATCATATCTACAATTTAACCATCAGACTACACATCAACTACAAACTAACTACATTTATACACTGTCTAAGAGTCACAGTtccaattaaactacaaaattgaGACAAAGAATCTACAAAACAGTTACTTCAAGTATCTCACATAAATGTAGATTAACTGTAGTTAGAATGAAGTTAAATATATGAGCTATACAGGCTACAATAAAAAATATCATATCTATAATTTAACCATCAGACTACACATCAACTACAAACTAACTACATTTATACACTGTCTAAGAGTCACAGTtccaattaaactacaaaattgagacaaagaatctacaaaattaggacaacacCACATTTTACCAAAATACACTTGAACAATCAAAGAAGAACAATGCACGTGTAAACATTATCTACAGAATGTAACAGTTACTTCAAGTAACTCACAAAATGTAGATTAATTGTATTTAGAATGAAGTTAAATGTAGCAGCAATACAGGTTGCAATGATAAATATCATCTCTACAATTTAACGATCAGACTACAAATCAACTACAAACTAACTACAGTTATACACTGTCTAATAATCACAGTTCCATTAAACCTACAAAATTGCgacaaataatctacaaaattaggacaatACCACATTTGGCCAAAAAACACTTGAACATTAAATTAACACTTGAACAACAGATTTTTACAACCAAAATCAAACTacaaaatagtgaggaaacatAAATAGTGTTTACTTTTATTGAAATTTTTTGGTGAaccaattttggtacttttttttagggtttcttcttttttggttttGATGAAGAAGGAGAGACCTTGTGTTTTTTCACAGATGGAACTTTGGGGGAATCATCTACAAAATCGTCATCTACACTCAACTCTTTCCCCTTGCGTTTGAGTTGATTCTCGACTAGTTTATCAACTCTACCAACATCAACATCGTGCAAATGCTTGCTTCTCATTTCCGCACGAATTTGTCTAGGAGATGAAATACCAGTAGTTTGTTCACTTGCATGCGTCGTTTGTGGGATTTTTGGTGGTGATTTTGGTGTTAAAACACCCAAATCAAAGGTTGGAATATCAGCTAATATagcttttgatgatttttttgggGGAGTGTtggtttttttcatgatttaggaGTTGAAGACAAAGATGGAAGTGAATTCAAATCGTGGGGGATACAACTGAAGGTAATTAAGTGGAGAAGAAAGTGATGGTAATTGTGGGTGAGAAGAGATTGTACGAGAATGGAGGAAAAACTGAAGGTAAATCGTGGGGGTGGGGGGAATTAACTGAAGGTAAATCGTAGGGGGTGTGGGGGGTGGGAGGAGAGAGAGGCGGGTAAACGAAATAACGTGAAAATACGGTCCTAAAATCACGCCTACAATAAATGAAGGAATAATTATACCCttaatttgaattatggtatataAAAGGTAATTTGGTATGCTTAAATGTAATTAACACAATCCTTAAACAATGAATGTAATAAggtttgatatatggtatagataggtaaaaatctcTTTCCGAAATTTTGAGGCCCAAACAAGATAGCCCAATCCCAATAACCCATCAGCCCTCTAAAATAAGGATTAAATCCTAGCCCTTCATTCTTTCTCATCCAATGGCCAAGATTTATCCTCACCTTAATATTTAAACCTAGTTATAACTTTTGTTAACCAAAACCTAACCCTAGAGAACCCCCAAACGGCGCACTCACCATTCCCAGCCCTCTGCCCGCCTCCAACTCGCCGGAAAACCGGCGAGTTCACTTAACGAGTTCATGGTCCCCTCCTCTCTTCCCTCCTTCCTCCACGTCACGCATTCCGTACCAAGATTCATCATTGTCACGCGTTtccttcctttatttttctttttctaaacaAAAATCTGAACCCTTGAATAAATTTTGGAAGACTGGGAACCGTTGGATGAAAAAAAATTTGTCCAAAGTTTTCATTTTTCCGATTTTTGTTTGTGAAAGGGGATTTTCGGATTTTATTTTATGGTCCCACACGATTTCTTGGAGAAGAGGAGAAGAAGGTTCGAGAGGGGCTATATATTTGGAGTTCTTGGACagaaattggggttttttttTTGGACAGAAATTTCGGGACAGAAAACGGTTCTAGGGTTTTGGAAAAGGGGTTTCTGTTTTTTTTATAGTAAAATCCGAATttcagaaaatataaaaaaaatggttTCAGTTTCTTCTCTTGGGTTCTAACTTCAAGGATGGGAATCGATTGAGGTTTGAAGCTGATTTGAGTTGTCGTTCAGTGTTCGAAACTCGCGGTTCATGTTCGATCTAGCTGCTGCATTTTCGAGTGCCCTTTTAAGTTTGAAGCTTTGTAGCTGATTCCCTTAACTCTCTGTTATCAAGAGGAAACTTAAATTTCTcaggttcttttcttttcttactgTTTTTCTGTGATTTGTGCGCTTTAAACTCGAAATTAGCCTGTTCGCCTAATCTCTCTTCTGTTAGAATTTGTACTTGACTGTttgagttttctttttgtttaatcTAACTTAATTGGTCTAGGCATAAATTAAAAGAGAGGAAGAGATTGAATGTCGGCAGGAACA contains:
- the LOC107779659 gene encoding uncharacterized protein LOC107779659; translated protein: MKKTNTPPKKSSKAILADIPTFDLGVLTPKSPPKIPQTTHASEQTTGISSPRQIRAEMRSKHLHDVDVGRVDKLVENQLKRKGKELSVDDDFVDDSPKVPSVKKHKGEKLNFSLREFGLITGLNCVNKFSDYGYTSTYVSPLMNTYFPNKERVEKWHLKNVVTNKAWANYMDAVKLCILYMLEFFVCPSDKDHVTFIDKFMFFLIESGNFESYPWGIKSFKQVIESVRHRLNPHVHSYLIRGCSLALQVWLYECCSSVSTELATRCSESIPRILRWSATKGQIWLTAIEEKMIKPEWIKFTNMIESGEELGVLNLPDKIQYEDEHGAQPSHVPTAASPSFEPKYTDCQEDIESVSSKLMKLEKGIVQELSSLREFIDQSLKGVMNVINKRFDLDESKFAGSSTKNNYQHQGENNQQFQFNAGDQLHESTSNTATISPEHFQPHVDLYPDFQEAAEAYKAAEVSAEHLQGNIEEEPVIDEVAEAQQADLHLSTEGEVPQSPIHGVTVTEVVPEGIDKKVVPEGIDNKGLTLDDFELPENLSQLVMYGEPIPDESTPVHPGRTRQPGKHARSPFTSLYSSGGSTSVGPKFFYLKHPFTSVIGENVDPELTERFTNWLYICSDKVSRRRKYYFSKKDNQIKPWLDFGCEKIDKKDWFYDLAHPGQVINNTHIDVIMYYLRKRGKYGPNNNTRFTTTDCLFKTKIERIYDKFISSPPEQRYSVVKPEDDVGEYILGQLYVYDSMVRANRHKTVETLVDKFSIIIPLYLSCTGFYGKRKDINFKTTKAYIEKPVTDPLDIQWMVAEIPQQKEGSVDCGVFVAAFAEYVSLGDLAIPKEDLFDIDQHRRRYGALLWDYATKKQEDGSISESEVTGRLARRKGALAKNERTRVQRKKK